The Planctellipticum variicoloris DNA window CGCACGAGCTGGAGCGCACTCAGTGCCCACCTCCTGCAGCGGCTGCAGTGGGCGGGTCTCGGACGCGAGCTGGTGGGCGGCGTCGGCGTCGCCACGTGCGCGGGCGGACTGGCGTGGTGGTTGGCGGACCAGATTCGCCCTCGGGCGGGCTGGTCCGCCCGCTGGTTGTGGCTGATTCCGGGCTGCTGCGGTTCGCTGGTCGTCGGACTGACGCTCGTGAATCTGTTTCAGCGCGGATGGCTGAACTTCGCGTATGACACCCCTCTCCCGTGGATCCTGGGGCTGACGATTCTCCTGCTGCCCCGCGCAGCGCTGCTGCAGGTCTGGCTGCAACGGATCAGGCCCGGCTCGCCCGTTCATACGGCCCGCATGACCGCTGCGATGGCAGGACGCAACGCGGCCAGTCGCGGGCTCGTCTGGCGGCTGGAGCATCTACCAGCCTGCCTGGCGGTCGGACTGGTCTGCTGGTGGGGTTACCTGGATGTCACCACCGCCTACCTCCTGAATCCCACCGGCATGGTTCCCGGGATCGTGCGGCTCTACAATTTCATGCACTACGGTCGCTCGGCTGCTCTCTCTGCCGAGGCCGCCGTGCTGCTGCTGACGCCGCTGATCGGGGCGTTGGCCGTTTTGTCACTTGTCCCGCTTCTGAGCGGGATGTTTGCCCGTCGGCAACGAACGAACACGCCTTCGGATTCGCAGCCGCCGGCGGAACCTGAGTCAGCATGACGACCGCATCCAACCTCTGGCGACTCGAACGGGTGACGTTGCAGGGGCGGCCTCAACCCCGCCTGGACGACGTCACGCTCCACGTTCCGGCAGGCGTGACCGCGGTCCTCGGGCCTTCGGGAGCCGGCAAATCTTCGCTGCTGTCGCTGCTGGTCGGATTCGAAACGCCCGGCTCCGGCCGAATCATTCGATGCCAACCTGCCCCGACCGGACAGGCCGATCTTTTCTGGGGACCGCCCGACGATGGGCTGTGGCCGCATCTGACGGTTCGCGAGCATCTCACGACCGTTGCGCCGGCCGGCACGGCGGCGGACCGCATTGATGGATTACTCAAGGACTTCGATCTGACGGCGCTGGTGAATGCGCGGCCCGAGAGACTTTCGCTCGGCGAACGCTCCCGGCTCAATGTTGTTCGTGCGCTGGCGACGGAGGCTTCGATCCTCGTGCTCGACGAGCCGCTGTCGCATGTCGAGGCCGGTCGCCAGGTTCGGTTCTGGCAGGCGGTGCGCCGCGAACTGCAGCGATCCGGCAGTCACCTGGTCTTTGCCACTCACGATCGGGAAGCCGTCCTGCGGGAAGCCGCGCACGTGATCTGCCTGGAAGCCGGCCGTCTGACGTATGCCGGTTCTGTTGCTGAGCTCTACCATTGCCCCCCTTCGCTCGACCTGGCGGAGCTGCTCGGACCGGCCAACTGGCTCGACGACTCCAGCCGGACCCGCTGGCTGGCTGATTCGCTGTCGGAGCGTCATCCCTGCATTCGTCCGGAGTCGCTCGTCGTCGAAGCCGAAAGCGATGGCCCTTGCGAACTTCTCGGCAGTCAAAGGCTGGGGCAATATTGCGAATCCCGCATGCGGCAGGACGGCCAGAATCTTGAAATCCGGCTGCTGCACCGCGTCCCCGAACGGCCCCTCGACGTTGGCGGGCGAGTCCGACTCCGGCTGCTGCCCTGGTTGCTCATCCTGGTTCTGGCTCTGATTCCCGGCTGCAGTGGGCCGGACGAACCGGCGCTCTCCGCCCATGAAACTGAGTCCTGGTCCTTGCCCGCCCACGCAGGCCGCATGCCGGCGCCGCGCGGCATCGGCCCCGGGCCGGATCGCACGCTGTATGTCCTCGACAACGCCGGCCGGGTGCTGGTGTACGACGAAGCGGGCGAGCTGCTCCGCGAGTGGTGGATGCCGGACTACGACATCGGCAAAGCCGAGGGGGTCTGCGTCCTGCAGGACGGTCGCGTCGCCGTCGCCGACACGCACTATCACCGTGTAGTCGTCTTCGATCAGCAGGGAATCGAGCAACTGCGGTTCGGCAAACTGGGCGAAGGGCCGGGCGAGTTCATCTATCCGGTGAAGGTGATTCAGTCTCCGTCGGGAACGCTGTTTGTCTGCGAGTACGGCGGTCACGACCGCGTGCAGATGTTTCGGCCGGACGGAACGTACGTCGGCGAGTTCGGCAGTTTCGGTACGGCGCCGGGAGAGTTCCAGCGTCCCAGCGGGATCGTCTGGCGCGACGGGCTGCTCTATGTCGTCGACGCATTCAACAACCGCGTCCAGGTCTTTACCGAACAGGGCCGGTTCGTCAAGGTGATCGCCGACGGCGCGGACGGCGCGTCGCTCTACTACCCCTACGACGTCGCTCTCACACCCGACGACCGGCTGCTCGTCGTCGAGTATGGCGGCAGTCGCGTGACGGCGATCGACCTCGACGGCAAACTGCTCGGCCGCTTCGGAACGCCGGGCGGTGGGGAGAACCAGCTCATGACCCCCTGGGGACTGACGGTCGACTCCCAGGGGCGGCTGTTGATCTGCGACACCGGCAATCGCCGACTCGTGCGGCTGGAGTTATAGCCGGAGACGTCCGGATCAGCCTTGTCCCAGCTCCCGCGAACGTTCTGTGGCGGCTTCGACGGCGTTCATCAGAATTCCGCGCAAACCGCCGCGCTCCAGCTCATGCAGGCCGGCAATCGTAGTGCCGCCGGGACTCGTGACCGCATCCTTGAGCTGCCCCGGATGCTGCCCGGTGGCGAGCACCATCTGCGCGGCCCCCAGCACCGTTTGAGCCGCCAGCCGGGTTGCCACGTCGCGCGGCAGCCCCATTCGTACGCCGCCGTCGCTGAGAGCTTCGATGATCTGATACACGTACGCCGGACCGCTGCCGGACAGACCGGTCACCGCGTCGAGCAATTTCTCCGGCACTTCCACCGCCAGCCCAGTCGTCGACAGCAACATCTCCACCAGTTGGGCGTCGCCGGGACGGCAATGCGGACCCATCGCAAATGCGCTGGCCCCTTCGCCGACCAGACAGGGGGTATTGGGCATCACGCGCACCAGTCGGGTTCCAGGCGGCAGCCCGGCGGAGATGCGAGTCAGCGACTGCCCCGCCGCAATCGAGACCACGAGATGATCGGAAGTGACGAGATCGCGAATCTGCGTCAGCACGTCCGGAATATGCTGCGGTTTCACCGACAAGACGATCAGGCGCGCGGCGATCAGGAGCTCGGCGACGCCGGAGACCGCCTTTCCGCCCGTCGCCGCCGCAAAGCGCTGCATTGCATCCGCGGAGACATCGTAGCCTAAGAGGTGATCCGGACCGACGACGCCCGCCGTGACAAACCCTTTGCCCAGGGCGGCGGCCATCTGGCCGGCCCCCAGAAAGCCAATCACCGGGGGCGGGGCGGTCGCTGTCATGGAGTCAACTCCTTGTCCGCGTCTGGCGGAGGCGGTTCGGGTGCGGTCCAGCAAGCGAGCGACCCCGGCGATGGTCTCGGCCGGGGTCGCTCGGAATGTGGAAAATTGTACGCCCGCGGCGGGCCAAAGTCGTCAGACGGCCCGGATCACCGCAGCGGCGCTCTGTCCCATCCGAGTCCGGTTGACGCTCAGCGCAATGCCATTGCTCATCTGCATCGGCTCGCTGTGCACGATATTCAGCGGGCAAAGCGGGTCCGGCGTCCGGTAATTGAGGGTCATCGGAAGCTGCCCGTGCTGCATCGCCAGCAGGCTGCCGGCCAGTTCCACCGCACCGGCGCCGGCGTCGAAGTGACCGAAGTAACTCTTCAGCGCTGTCACCGGAATCTTTTCGGCAATCTGCCCCAGCGCCCGCTGATACCCGCGGGCTTCTGCAATATCGTCCCGTCGCGTTCCCTTGCCGTGTGCGTTGATGTGCCCGAGATCGCGGGGAGTCATCTGCGACTGCCGCAGGGCTGCTTGAATGGCGCGTTCCAGGCCGACGCCCGATTCCCGGTCGGAAGCGCCGTCCGAGCCGCCGCCGACGCCGACGATCTCGCAGTAGATCGAAGCGCCCCGGCGAATTGCGTGCTCGTAGCTTTCCAGCACGAAGGCCGCTGCCCCTTCGCCCACGACCGTTCCGTCGCGATGCAGATCGAACGGACGGCAGGCCGACGCGGGATCTTCCCCGCGGGACAGGCTTTCGTAAAGGTTCAGCCGGGCGATCTCCAGGGGATGAATATAGGAACTGCAGGCGCCGACGATCATCGCGTCGGCGCGGCCGCGCTGAATCACCCGCACAGCCTCAGCGATAGCCAGCAGCGCGGAAGACTCGCAGGCGGTAATCGTATTGTTCGGCCCGCGGGCATCGTGTTCGATCGCCACGTGGCACGCCGGCATGTTCGGAAGCTGCTTCAGCAGCCAGAGGGGACAGATCTGCCCCATCGTGTCTTCACCCCAGCGGGTGAAGCTCTCGTCGTCGTCGACGCACCCCTGCATCTTGCGAGCAGCATCCGCCAGCTCTTCCGGAGTGGTGGAAATATGCCCAGCGCCAAACTCCACGCCCAGGCGCTCCGGGTCAATATCGCCGCGGGTCAGCCCCGCGTCCTTCATGGCCATCGACGCCGAGGAAACCCCGAGCTGCACGTCGCGGGACATGACTTTGAGGAATTTCTTCTGCTGGATGAACTGCAGCGGATCGAAGTCGTGAATCTCCGCAGCCAGCTTCGAAGGCAGATTCGTGGCCGGAAACGCGGACAACACATCAATCCCGGAGCGACCGGAAATAAGGTTCGACCAGAAGGGGTCGCACCCGATACCGATCGGCGATACGACTCCGATTCCGGAGACGACCACGCGGGGAAAAGCGGCCTGAGCCGTCATAGCCTGACCTTGTTCGCAACCCGCGCCCCGGCATCCCTCGGAGAGCGGTTTCTACCCCAGTGCACTTTCCGACGGCGGTCCCCGCCTCCCGGCCCTAAGATCCTTCGGACTCCGCCAGGCCGGCAGTTACAGCGCAACTCGTTACGCCGCTTGGAAATGCAGCCAAAACCACAATTCTGAGACGCCAAGTCGCTTCCGCGACTTCAGCAGCTCGTCTCTGTTGTTATCGGTCTGCGAATGCGTCGCCGTGCAGAGCAGCCTCACAATGCCGCCGAAACGTTTCCGAGGAAATCTCTTTCCACGGAACCACCCCGACGACCCGATCCGTACTCCGGATCGAGACTGCTCCAGATTTCAGGAACACCCAAGTCAATTGCAGACTTCCGCCTCTTTCGATGCACCATCCGCCAACGAACCCCGTCGGCGGACCCCAGCGGCACAGTCGAGAACAGCTCTCGATTCAGGCACCCCTGCCCGAACCGATGATGAAGTCCGCAATTCACCGAGTAATTACACCCGGCAATCGCGAAATTGTCAAGAAATCTTCCGTGAATATGTATACAAAAAGTTATGTCGAAAAAGCTCTGTTGCCGGCGGGGTTTTCGCAGTCGCTACAACCGAACGCTTCGCTATTTCCTTCCAAACGGACATTCCAGATGGACGATCTCAACGAAGGGGATGCAGGCGCCCCGCGGAGTCCCAGTCGGCAATCTAGGATTCCCAGAAACGCCTCGCGGAGCTCCGGGCTCATCTTATGTCGACCATTCAATCCACGACCGGCCTGGCGAGCGGCATCGACATCGGTGCGCTCGTCAAAGCCATTATCGGGGTTGAGCATAAGCCGATCGATCAGCTCGAGACCCGCCTGAAGGACATCCAGGCGCAACAGACCGCCCTCAGCAATATTCAGGCCAGCCTGTTGTCGCTGACGACGTCGGCCGTATCGCTCCAGTCCTCCAGCACCTTCAAAGCTCTCACCGTCCAGAACTCCAGCCCGTCTCAGTTTTCAGTTACCACGCAGTCCGGCGCCACCGCCAGCACCTATGCGCTCCAGTCCGTGCGGCTGGCGTCGACCAATCAGTCGCTGTCGCGCGGGTACGCGACCGCCACCCAGACGGTCGGAGCCGGCCAGATCGTCATCAGCTCCGGCGGCGACCTGAATCGACCGCTCCGGCTCGAACTCCTGAATGACGGCGTCGGCGTCCAGCGCGGTCAGATCAAAATCACCGACCGCAGCGGGACATCGGCCAGTATCGATCTGCGAAACGCCGTCACGATCGATGACGTCGTCACGGCGATCAACAGCTCCTCGATCGGCGTCGCCGCCTCCACGCTGGGTGGTCGCCTGACGCTGACCGACACGACCGGATCGACCGCAACCAATCTGCAGGTCGCGGAAATCGGCGGAGGAACGACGGCGGCAAACCTGGGAATTCTTGGCTCTGTCAGCGCCGATTCGCTGACCGGCAGTGACATCCTGACCGTCAACAGCGACTTCACGCTGGGGCTGCTCGACGACGGCAACGGCATTCGCCGGTCCACGGGTTCCTCCGACCTGGTGCTGACCCTGAAGGACGGCTCAATCCTGGCGGTCAATCTGGACGACGCGGCGACGCTGGGAAATGTCGTCAGCACGATCAACAGCGCGACCGGCAATGAGGGCAAACTGACGGCGGAGCTGGTCGATGGCCGGCTGAAACTCACCGACAACACCGGCGGCGGCGGATCGCTCTCTGTCGCCAGTGCGCCGGGGAGCAATGCGGCGACCGTGCTGGGACTCGACGTCGCCGCCAGCGGAAACGAGCTGACCGGAAATCGTCTGATCGCCGGTCTCGACAGCGTGCTGCTGAGGAATCTCCGCGGCGGTCAGGGGATCGCCACGCGCGGCGAAATTTCTCTGACGGACCGGACTGGAACGACGGCGACCATCGACTTGAGCGCCGCCGAGTCTCTCGACGAAGTGCTGAGCGCCATCAATTCAGCGACGTCGGTCGGCGACGTGAAGCTGCAGTTGACGGCCCGCCTCAACGACAACGGCACCGGCATCGTCATTGAAGATACGTCCGGGGCGACGGCCAGCGACCTGGTGATCGCCGACGTCGGCGGGGGGACCGTGGCGGCCGATCTGGGAATCGCGGTGAGCGCCTCCCAGACGACCGTCAGCTCCGGCAACCTTTATCATCGGTATATCGGGGAATCGCAGAGCCTGGCGAACTACGGTCCAAAGGGGACTTCGGTCCCGACGGGGTCGTTTCGGATTACGGACTCGGCGGGGAATCAGGCCGTCATCAACATCACCAGCAGCGTCAAGACGATTGGCGACGTGATCGACCGCATCAACGCCGCCAGCGGAATTCAGGTCACGGCGAAGCTGAATTCCACGGGGGACGGCTTCGAGATCGTGGACGACGCCGGGGGGGCCGGGACGCCCGTCGTTTCGGAGATCGGGGGAACGACTGCCGCCGGCCTGCGGCTGCTCAATTCGGCGGCGCTGGGGGGCGACGGCAAATATCACATCGACAGCCGCATGTCGACGGTGATCACCATTGAGGCGACAGACACGCTGACGCAGATTTCGACGAAGCTCAACTCCGCCGGGGGGATGTTTCGCTCGTCGGTCGTCAATACCGGCTCTCCGCTGAATCCGTTCCGACTGAGCGTGACGTCGACCGTCTCGGGAGCGGCGGGCTCGCTCAAATTTGACGACGGCGGGCTCGGTCTGAACTTCGCGACGCAGACGCCCGGGGAGGATGCGGTCCTGCGCGTCGGAAATGCCTCGTCCCCTTCGAGTTACCTGGTGACGTCGAATACGAACACGTTCAGCAACGCCGTGTCCGGCATCAGCGTGTCGCTGCTGCAGACCGGCGATTCGGTCGCGTCGGTGACGACGACTCAGGATACGAGCAAGATCCAGAGCGCGATTTCCAACTTTGTCTCGCTCTACAATTCCTACGTCGACACGGCCGCCACGCTCTCCAAGTACGACACGGCGACGAGCACGCGGGCGGCGCTGCAGGGGAGCGGCACTCTGCTGCGGATTCAGCAACGTTTTTCCGATTTGATCAACCGCGTCCGGGGGGGGCAGGGGGACCCTGTCCGATCGCTGGCGGATGTCGGCGTGACGGTGACGAGCGGCGGGAAGCTGACCGTCGATTCCACGCGACTGGCCAACACGCTGCAGAGCAACCCGGAAGAAGTGACGTCGCTGTTTACCGACGCCGAAAACGGCTTCGGCGTTAAGTTTCTGGACGCTTTGACGAATCTCAACGATTCGACCAAAGGATCCTTGACGGTCGAGATTAACGGGTTGGGGACTGTCGCGGATTCGATGACGAGTCGTATCGCCGATCTGGAGTCGCTGCTGGAGACCCGACAGGACTTTCTGCTCCGGCAGTTCCAGAGAATGGATAACGCCATTGCCCAATTGCAGACACAGCAGGACGCCATCAAGGCGATGTTCGACGCGGTCACCAATTCCTCTGAGAATTGATTTCCGATCCGATAGACGGAGGGCGGTCGGACAACGGATTCGGTTCATGACGACTGCAACGGCGCTCAAAGCCGCGCACCAGCAATTCCTCTCGATTGGACGATGTGTCTTTCAGCACTCAAGATCAACATTCTGGATGCCTTGAGAAGGATGCCCGAACCGTGCAGCAGGCCGCGACGTACCTTGAAAACCAGGTGTTCACTGCTTCACCGCACCGCCTGCATCTGATGGTCGTCGACGCAGCTCTCCGTCACGCCCGCCGCGGCATGGAAGCGCTCGATGAGAAGTCGTGGGAGTCGATGTTCCAGTCGCTCAGCAAGGCACGCGACTGCGTGTCGGAGTTGATCGGGGGACTGCAGCCCGATGTCGCTCCCGAGCTGGTCGATCCGACGAAGGATCTGTTCATCTTTGTCTATCGGAATCTGGCGAAGGCCGATTTTGATCGGGACTCGCAGCTCATTCGGGACGCGATCGGCATCCTCGAAATCCATCGCGAGGCCTGGGTCGAACTGGGACTTCAGCTCGGCGCGGGACAGCCGGCGGGAGCGCCTGCGCGTCCCGCGTACGAAGACGCTCCGACTTCGGGGCGGAGCTGGTCGACCTGAGCGGGGCCTGTCAGGTTCCGCCTGGCTCCGTGTCGTCGGCGCCGAGGACGGCCTTGAGCCGGGCGCGGAGGGTTGCTCGATCGAGCCCGAGCAGTCGCGCGGCCGCCGTCCGATTCTGATGCGTGTGCGCCAGCACCGTCTGCAGCAACGGCCGCTCGACGAGCTGAAGGAACCGCCGGTAGAGATCGCCCGTCTCTCCGGGATCGGCGGACTGAATTGCCCGCCCGACCCACGCGACCAGTTCTGCGTCGAGGCCCCGACTTGCAGTCATCGACGTGACGTTCTGCGGAGTCGAGGCTGGACGCGGCAAGTGCTCTGCCTGCAGCGGACCTCCGCGCGACAGGACGGCCGCACACTCAACGGCATTCCGCAGCTCGCGCACGTTGCCCGGCCAGTTGCGTTCGCGGAGGGCCGTCAGAAACCCGGTCGTCAACGGCGGCATCCGACTTCCGACGGCGAGTTGCAGGAAGTGCTCGACCAGCGGGGGGATGTCTTCCGGTCGCTCGCGGAGCGGCGGGACGTCGATCGGGAAGACCCGCAACCGGTGATACAGGTCTTCGCGGAACTCACCCTGGAGAATCGATTCTGACAGGCTCCGGTTGGTGGCCGCGACAACTCGCACGTTGGTCGGCCGGAGTAAACCGGAACCGACGGGAGCGAACTGCCGCGATTCCAGGACGCGCAGCAGTTTGACCTGGAGCGCGAGGGGCGTTTCGCCAATCTCGTCCAGGAAGATCGTCCCCCCTTCGGCCGACTCGAACAGCCCCCGCCGCTCCTCCGCGGCCCCGGTGAAGGCTCCGCGGACGTGGCCGAACAGTTCGCTTTCGATCACGGCCGGGTTGAGCGCCGCCAGGCAGACAGGGACGAATGGACCGTCGCGGCGCGCGCTGTGCCGGTGGACTGACTGCGCCACGAGCTCCTTGCCCGTCCCGGTTTCTCCAGTGATCAGGACGGGGACGTCGGTCCCGGCGACCAGTGCGATCTGCTTGAAGACCCGCTGCATCACGGGCGAAACTCCGATGGGTTCGCCCGATTCCGCGAGAGGGATCGGCGGAGGACTGGTTTCTGCGGGGGCGGGAGCGAGCGCCCGCGAAACGGCGTCGGCGGCCTGTTCCAGGCCGAAGGGCTTCACCAGATAGTCGAAGGCGCCCTGCTGCATCGCGCGGACGGCGGTCGGCAGATCGCCGAACGCCGTCATCACGATGACTGGCGCCTGATCGGCGCGCTGCTGCAGCCGGGGCATGGCGGTCAGACCATCTTCGCCCGGGAGCCGGACGTCGAGCATCATGGCTTCCGGATGAAACCGATCTAGAATCCGTTCGGCGGCTTCGACGGATGCCGCGGCTTCGACCTCGTGTCCTTCGTCGGTCAGAAACGATCGCAGGCTCCAGCAGATGGAGGGTTCGTCGTCAACGATCAGAATCCTGCTCATCGCGGGGGCTCTCGTGTTGTGGCCAGCTCAGCTCAAAGGAAGTCCGGCCGGGGGTGCGACTCCAGCTTAGCCCCCCCCGATGGTCTTCCGCCACCTGTCGGGCAATCGCCAGCCCGAGCCCCAACCCTTCCGGCTTGGTCGTCGTGAATGGTTCGAACAGCGATCCCGCGACGCCTCCGACCGGCCCCGGTCCGCTGTCTTCGACCCGCAGGACGCCCCGCCCGCCAGCGACGGCGGCGCTCAGCCAGACCGCGCCTCCCGATCCAGCCGCCTCAATTCCATTGAGCGCGAGATTCAACACGGATGCTCGCAAAGCATCCCGTTGCCCGGCGACCATTGGCAGCTCCGGATCGACGTTGATTTCGAGGCGGACGCCGGCGTGCTCGCACACAGGTCGCACCAGTTCGGCAACGCTCTGCAGGAGCGTCGTCAGATCGACGGGCTGCATGGCCTCGGCTTCGCGGCGCCCGAGAGACAGCAGCCCCCGCACTTCTTCTTCCAGGAGCGTGAGCTGGCGAAGCGCGACGGACAGACTGGTGTCTGAAGTCGCCATCGCGCAGCGTCGCTCGTGGAGCTGAATGGCCAGACGGGCGCCGGTCAGTCCGTTCCGGAGCTGATGGGCGACGCCGGCGGCCAGTTGGCCGAGGACGCGGACTCGCTCGGAATGGACCAGCGTTTCCCGGAGGGATCGCAGTTCCTGGCTGAGGCGGTTGACGCGGTCCGCGAGCTGACGGACTTCGTCGTCCGGCCCCGACAGCTCGATGACTCGCCCGAAGTCGCCGCCGGCGATCGCGGCGACGTGCTGCTGGAGGATCTGAACACGCCGGACCAGTCGTCGGGAGAGCCAGACCGTCAGCGGAATCAGCAGCAGGAGCGTCATGCCGCCAAAGGCGAGCGCGGGCCAGATGGCCAGCCAGCGCGACCGCGTCCAGCGCTCGACGGACGTCAGAACCACAATCTGCTCATCCGGGGCCGCGGAACCGACCGAGAGAACCGAAGCGCGGTATTCCGTCGGACCGATCTGCACGGTCTGCAGGAGCCGGGCGGGGTCTCCGTGGAGATCCAGTCGAAGATCGGCTTCGTCGATGTCGGGCAGCGAAGTCGCCAGCGCCGCGCCGCGGCGGGCATCCCACGTGATGTAGTGGTCGCCGGTCAGACGGGACAACTGTCGGAGAACCGCTCCCGATCGAGGGTAGTTGGCCTCGGCGAGGACCTGCGCCATCTGCTGCTGACGGTCGAGGGCGGCCTGGGCGGTTCGCCGCGAGGACAGCCACGCCGCGGCAATCGTATTGATGAGGACGGCGATCAGCACCAGTCCAGCGACGGGGAGGAGGATCTGCCGGCGCAACGGTCGAGCGAACCGACCGGACGCGGCGGCGTGTCGGAAGTTCGTCGCTTCGACGAGGGGGGCGGGCGGGTCAGGCGGCACGATCGAGCAGTCTCACGGGAGTGGCCCAGGAACACTGCTCACAGCATGTTCGGGTTGTTCGACGTCTGCCACCCTTTGCGTCAGTTCTGCAGGACAAACCGCTCGACGTATTTGCGTCCGGCCGTCTCGTAGTCGTCGCTGTCGACAACTTTGAGAACGTCTTCAAGATACGGGAATTTCAGTTCGGCCAGCATTTCCTTGCCGTAGGCTTCGCTGAAAAACTGCCCGCGGTCGGCGATCGCCACGTTCCCGTTGCGAGTCAGCGCGTCGAGCCGCTGCTGGAGGGCGTTCATCAGGTCCGTCACGGCCTTTCGGCGTTCGTCGCAGATGGCGTCGAGTTTGTCCCGGAGGAGTTTTTCGGTCGGTTTCTGACCGGAGGGAATCGGAATTCGGACCAGGCTGAGCGACTTGAGGACGGCCTGATTCAGCAGGCGCGCTCGGGGGTCCGTA harbors:
- the fliS gene encoding flagellar export chaperone FliS, whose translation is MQQAATYLENQVFTASPHRLHLMVVDAALRHARRGMEALDEKSWESMFQSLSKARDCVSELIGGLQPDVAPELVDPTKDLFIFVYRNLAKADFDRDSQLIRDAIGILEIHREAWVELGLQLGAGQPAGAPARPAYEDAPTSGRSWST
- the proC gene encoding pyrroline-5-carboxylate reductase, with translation MTATAPPPVIGFLGAGQMAAALGKGFVTAGVVGPDHLLGYDVSADAMQRFAAATGGKAVSGVAELLIAARLIVLSVKPQHIPDVLTQIRDLVTSDHLVVSIAAGQSLTRISAGLPPGTRLVRVMPNTPCLVGEGASAFAMGPHCRPGDAQLVEMLLSTTGLAVEVPEKLLDAVTGLSGSGPAYVYQIIEALSDGGVRMGLPRDVATRLAAQTVLGAAQMVLATGQHPGQLKDAVTSPGGTTIAGLHELERGGLRGILMNAVEAATERSRELGQG
- a CDS encoding sigma-54-dependent transcriptional regulator; its protein translation is MSRILIVDDEPSICWSLRSFLTDEGHEVEAAASVEAAERILDRFHPEAMMLDVRLPGEDGLTAMPRLQQRADQAPVIVMTAFGDLPTAVRAMQQGAFDYLVKPFGLEQAADAVSRALAPAPAETSPPPIPLAESGEPIGVSPVMQRVFKQIALVAGTDVPVLITGETGTGKELVAQSVHRHSARRDGPFVPVCLAALNPAVIESELFGHVRGAFTGAAEERRGLFESAEGGTIFLDEIGETPLALQVKLLRVLESRQFAPVGSGLLRPTNVRVVAATNRSLSESILQGEFREDLYHRLRVFPIDVPPLRERPEDIPPLVEHFLQLAVGSRMPPLTTGFLTALRERNWPGNVRELRNAVECAAVLSRGGPLQAEHLPRPASTPQNVTSMTASRGLDAELVAWVGRAIQSADPGETGDLYRRFLQLVERPLLQTVLAHTHQNRTAAARLLGLDRATLRARLKAVLGADDTEPGGT
- a CDS encoding sensor histidine kinase, translating into MPPDPPAPLVEATNFRHAAASGRFARPLRRQILLPVAGLVLIAVLINTIAAAWLSSRRTAQAALDRQQQMAQVLAEANYPRSGAVLRQLSRLTGDHYITWDARRGAALATSLPDIDEADLRLDLHGDPARLLQTVQIGPTEYRASVLSVGSAAPDEQIVVLTSVERWTRSRWLAIWPALAFGGMTLLLLIPLTVWLSRRLVRRVQILQQHVAAIAGGDFGRVIELSGPDDEVRQLADRVNRLSQELRSLRETLVHSERVRVLGQLAAGVAHQLRNGLTGARLAIQLHERRCAMATSDTSLSVALRQLTLLEEEVRGLLSLGRREAEAMQPVDLTTLLQSVAELVRPVCEHAGVRLEINVDPELPMVAGQRDALRASVLNLALNGIEAAGSGGAVWLSAAVAGGRGVLRVEDSGPGPVGGVAGSLFEPFTTTKPEGLGLGLAIARQVAEDHRGGLSWSRTPGRTSFELSWPQHESPRDEQDSDR
- a CDS encoding ATP-binding cassette domain-containing protein, with translation MTTASNLWRLERVTLQGRPQPRLDDVTLHVPAGVTAVLGPSGAGKSSLLSLLVGFETPGSGRIIRCQPAPTGQADLFWGPPDDGLWPHLTVREHLTTVAPAGTAADRIDGLLKDFDLTALVNARPERLSLGERSRLNVVRALATEASILVLDEPLSHVEAGRQVRFWQAVRRELQRSGSHLVFATHDREAVLREAAHVICLEAGRLTYAGSVAELYHCPPSLDLAELLGPANWLDDSSRTRWLADSLSERHPCIRPESLVVEAESDGPCELLGSQRLGQYCESRMRQDGQNLEIRLLHRVPERPLDVGGRVRLRLLPWLLILVLALIPGCSGPDEPALSAHETESWSLPAHAGRMPAPRGIGPGPDRTLYVLDNAGRVLVYDEAGELLREWWMPDYDIGKAEGVCVLQDGRVAVADTHYHRVVVFDQQGIEQLRFGKLGEGPGEFIYPVKVIQSPSGTLFVCEYGGHDRVQMFRPDGTYVGEFGSFGTAPGEFQRPSGIVWRDGLLYVVDAFNNRVQVFTEQGRFVKVIADGADGASLYYPYDVALTPDDRLLVVEYGGSRVTAIDLDGKLLGRFGTPGGGENQLMTPWGLTVDSQGRLLICDTGNRRLVRLEL
- the fliD gene encoding flagellar filament capping protein FliD, with translation MSTIQSTTGLASGIDIGALVKAIIGVEHKPIDQLETRLKDIQAQQTALSNIQASLLSLTTSAVSLQSSSTFKALTVQNSSPSQFSVTTQSGATASTYALQSVRLASTNQSLSRGYATATQTVGAGQIVISSGGDLNRPLRLELLNDGVGVQRGQIKITDRSGTSASIDLRNAVTIDDVVTAINSSSIGVAASTLGGRLTLTDTTGSTATNLQVAEIGGGTTAANLGILGSVSADSLTGSDILTVNSDFTLGLLDDGNGIRRSTGSSDLVLTLKDGSILAVNLDDAATLGNVVSTINSATGNEGKLTAELVDGRLKLTDNTGGGGSLSVASAPGSNAATVLGLDVAASGNELTGNRLIAGLDSVLLRNLRGGQGIATRGEISLTDRTGTTATIDLSAAESLDEVLSAINSATSVGDVKLQLTARLNDNGTGIVIEDTSGATASDLVIADVGGGTVAADLGIAVSASQTTVSSGNLYHRYIGESQSLANYGPKGTSVPTGSFRITDSAGNQAVINITSSVKTIGDVIDRINAASGIQVTAKLNSTGDGFEIVDDAGGAGTPVVSEIGGTTAAGLRLLNSAALGGDGKYHIDSRMSTVITIEATDTLTQISTKLNSAGGMFRSSVVNTGSPLNPFRLSVTSTVSGAAGSLKFDDGGLGLNFATQTPGEDAVLRVGNASSPSSYLVTSNTNTFSNAVSGISVSLLQTGDSVASVTTTQDTSKIQSAISNFVSLYNSYVDTAATLSKYDTATSTRAALQGSGTLLRIQQRFSDLINRVRGGQGDPVRSLADVGVTVTSGGKLTVDSTRLANTLQSNPEEVTSLFTDAENGFGVKFLDALTNLNDSTKGSLTVEINGLGTVADSMTSRIADLESLLETRQDFLLRQFQRMDNAIAQLQTQQDAIKAMFDAVTNSSEN
- a CDS encoding beta-ketoacyl-[acyl-carrier-protein] synthase family protein — its product is MTAQAAFPRVVVSGIGVVSPIGIGCDPFWSNLISGRSGIDVLSAFPATNLPSKLAAEIHDFDPLQFIQQKKFLKVMSRDVQLGVSSASMAMKDAGLTRGDIDPERLGVEFGAGHISTTPEELADAARKMQGCVDDDESFTRWGEDTMGQICPLWLLKQLPNMPACHVAIEHDARGPNNTITACESSALLAIAEAVRVIQRGRADAMIVGACSSYIHPLEIARLNLYESLSRGEDPASACRPFDLHRDGTVVGEGAAAFVLESYEHAIRRGASIYCEIVGVGGGSDGASDRESGVGLERAIQAALRQSQMTPRDLGHINAHGKGTRRDDIAEARGYQRALGQIAEKIPVTALKSYFGHFDAGAGAVELAGSLLAMQHGQLPMTLNYRTPDPLCPLNIVHSEPMQMSNGIALSVNRTRMGQSAAAVIRAV